In Actinomyces weissii, a genomic segment contains:
- a CDS encoding DUF885 domain-containing protein has protein sequence MTDTAVPTHHQPTAVDAVAEEHVARLAELSPEFAVYNGLPGRRGELDDYSPEGLQAHQDLNRRTLQALEGTTPADDTDRVTLAAMRERLGLELELAEAGEYLRSLNNIASPVQGLRDLFDNLPTATESDWADFASCLRDVPRALQGYRQCLELAASRGQVAARRQVQACVQQAQDQAQEPTSSYTALIKDAATTSGPLPQSLRTELEQASAAARAAYAELAEHLRDHLLPQAPEADAVGRDRYSLLSREFLGAEVDLDETYEWGRQRLAEIDAEQRQIAAELYGPGTTVRQALERLNADPSRSVHGTQALQEWMQKTSDAAIEALDGTHFDIPEPLRTLECRIAPSQTGGIYYTGPSDDFSRPGRMWWSVPAGTEDFATWQERTTVFHEGVPGHHLQVGMQTFLREELNSWRRLCCWVSGHGEGWALYAERLMAELGFQEDPGDRFGMLDSQRLRAARVVLDIGAHLGKPRPAELVDLPGVGEGTWDYGSAWEFLRHNVAMGEGFLRFELDRYLGWPGQAPSYAIGQRLWEQARAESLAAGSSLKDFHMRALRLGSVGLDVLRQALA, from the coding sequence ATGACTGATACCGCCGTGCCCACGCACCACCAGCCCACCGCCGTCGATGCCGTCGCTGAGGAGCACGTGGCCCGCCTGGCCGAGCTCTCCCCCGAGTTCGCCGTCTACAACGGCCTGCCGGGACGCCGTGGCGAGCTGGACGACTACTCCCCCGAGGGCCTGCAGGCCCATCAGGACCTCAACCGCCGCACCCTGCAGGCCCTGGAGGGCACCACGCCCGCCGACGACACCGACCGGGTCACCCTGGCGGCCATGCGCGAGCGCCTGGGCCTGGAGCTGGAGCTGGCTGAGGCAGGCGAGTACCTGCGCAGCCTGAACAACATCGCCAGTCCCGTGCAGGGCCTGCGCGACCTGTTCGACAACCTGCCCACCGCCACCGAGTCGGACTGGGCGGACTTCGCCTCCTGCCTGCGGGACGTCCCGCGCGCCCTGCAGGGCTACCGGCAGTGCCTGGAGCTGGCCGCCAGCCGGGGGCAGGTGGCCGCCCGCCGTCAGGTGCAGGCCTGCGTGCAGCAGGCACAGGACCAGGCCCAGGAGCCCACCAGCTCCTACACGGCGCTCATCAAGGACGCCGCTACTACCTCCGGCCCTCTGCCGCAGTCCCTGCGCACGGAGCTGGAGCAGGCCAGCGCCGCCGCCCGCGCCGCCTACGCGGAGCTGGCCGAGCACCTGCGCGACCACCTGCTGCCCCAGGCCCCGGAGGCCGACGCCGTGGGCCGCGACCGCTACAGCCTCCTGAGCCGTGAGTTCCTGGGGGCGGAGGTGGACCTGGACGAGACCTACGAGTGGGGCCGCCAGCGCCTGGCGGAGATCGACGCCGAGCAGCGCCAGATCGCCGCCGAGCTCTACGGCCCCGGCACCACGGTGCGCCAGGCCCTGGAGCGGCTCAACGCCGACCCGAGCCGGTCGGTGCACGGCACCCAGGCCCTCCAGGAGTGGATGCAGAAGACCTCCGACGCCGCCATCGAGGCCCTGGACGGCACCCACTTTGACATCCCGGAGCCGCTGCGCACCCTGGAGTGCCGGATCGCGCCGTCGCAGACCGGTGGCATCTACTACACCGGCCCCAGCGACGACTTCTCCCGCCCTGGCCGCATGTGGTGGTCGGTGCCTGCGGGCACCGAGGACTTCGCCACCTGGCAGGAGCGCACCACGGTGTTCCACGAGGGGGTGCCCGGCCACCACCTGCAGGTGGGGATGCAGACCTTCCTGCGCGAGGAGCTCAACTCCTGGCGGCGCCTGTGCTGCTGGGTCAGCGGCCACGGCGAGGGCTGGGCCCTGTACGCCGAGCGGCTGATGGCGGAGCTGGGCTTCCAGGAGGACCCGGGGGACCGTTTTGGGATGCTGGACTCCCAGCGGCTGCGGGCCGCCCGGGTGGTGCTGGACATCGGGGCGCACCTGGGCAAGCCCCGCCCGGCCGAGCTGGTGGACCTGCCCGGCGTGGGCGAGGGGACCTGGGACTACGGGTCCGCCTGGGAGTTCCTGCGGCACAACGTGGCCATGGGTGAGGGCTTCCTGCGCTTCGAGCTGGACCGCTACCTGGGCTGGCCGGGGCAGGCACCCTCCTACGCGATCGGGCAGCGCCTGTGGGAGCAGGCGCGGGCGGAGTCGCTGGCGGCGGGATCCTCCCTGAAGGACTTCCACATGCGGGCGCTGCGCCTGGGCTCGGTGGGCCTGGACGTGCTGCGCCAGGCCCTGGCCTGA